The Pan troglodytes isolate AG18354 chromosome 8, NHGRI_mPanTro3-v2.0_pri, whole genome shotgun sequence genome window below encodes:
- the PTPRE gene encoding receptor-type tyrosine-protein phosphatase epsilon isoform X3 — MVWEQKSATIVMLTNLKERKEEKCHQYWPDQGCWTYGNIRVCVEDCVVLVDYTIRKFCIQPQLPDGCKAPRLVSQLHFTSWPDFGVPFTPIGMLKFLKKVKTLNPVHAGPIVVHCSAGVGRTGTFIVIDAMMAMMHAEQKVDVFEFVSRIRNQRPQMVQTDMQYTFIYQALLEYYLYGDTELDVSSLEKHLQTMRGTTTHFDKIGLEEEFRKLTNVRIMKENMRTGNLPANMKKARVIQIIPYDFNRVILSMKRGQEYTDYINASFIDGYRQKDYFIATQGPLAHTVEDFWRMIWEWKSHTIVMLTEVQEREQDKCYQYWPTEGSVTHGEITIEIKNDTLSEAISIRDFLVTLNQPQARQEEQVRVVRQFHFHGWPEIGIPAEGKGMIDLIAAVQKQQQQTGNHPITVHCSAGAGRTGTFIALSNILERVKAEGLLDVFQAVKSLRLQRPHMVQTLEQYEFCYKVVQDFIDIFSDYANFK; from the exons ATGGTCTGGGAGCAAAAGTCTGCGACCATCGTCATGTTAACAAacttgaaagaaaggaaagag GAAAAGTGCCATCAGTACTGGCCCGACCAAGGCTGCTGGACCTATGGAAACATCCGGGTGTGCGTGGAGGACTGCGTGGTTTTGGTCGACTACACCATCCGGAAGTTCTGCATACAGCCA CAGCTCCCCGACGGCTGCAAagcccccaggctggtctcacagcTGCACTTCACCAGCTGGCCCGACTTCGGAGTGCCTTTTACCCCCATTGGGATGCTGAAGTTCCTCAAGAAAGTAAAGACGCTCAACCCCGTGCACGCTGGGCCCATCGTGGTCCACTGTAG CGCGGGCGTGGGCCGGACGGGCACCTTCATTGTGATCGATGCCATGATGGCCATGATGCACGCGGAGCAGAAGGTGGATGTGTTTGAATTTGTGTCTCGAATCCGTAATCAGCGCCCTCAGATGGTTCAAACGGAT ATGCAGTACACGTTCATCTACCAAGCCTTACTCGAGTACTACCTCTACGGGGACACAGAGCTGGATGTGTCCTCCCTGGAGAAGCACCTGCAGACCATGCGCGGCACCACCACCCACTTCGACAAGATCGGGCTGGAGGAGGAGTTCAGG aaattgacaaatgtCCGGATCATGAAGGAGAACATGAGGACGGGCAACTTGCCGGCAAACATGAAGAAGGCCAGGGTCATCCAGATCATCCCGT ATGACTTCAACCGAGTGATCCTTTCCATGAAAAGGGGTCAAGAATACACAGACTACATCAACGCATCCTTCATAGAT GGCTACCGACAGAAGGACTATTTCATCGCCACCCAGGGGCCACTGGCACACACGGTTGAGGACTTCTGGAGGATGATCTGGGAATGGAAATCCCACACTATCGTGATGCTGACGGAGGTGCAGGAGAGAGAGCAG GATAAATGCTACCAGTATTGGCCAACTGAGGGCTCAGTTACTCATGGAGAAATAACGATTGAGATAAAGAATGATACCCTTTCAGAAGCCATCAGTATACGAGACTTTCTGGTCACTCTCAATCAG ccccaggcCCGCCAGGAGGAGCAGGTCCGAGTAGTGCGCCAGTTTCACTTCCACGGCTGGCCTGAGATCGGGATTCCCGCCGAGGGCAAAGGCATGATTGACCTCATCGCAGCCgtgcagaagcagcagcagcagacagGCAACCACCCCATCACCGTGCACTGCAG TGCCGGAGCTGGGCGAACAGGTACATTCATAGCCCTCAGCAACATTTTGGAGCGAGTAAAAGCCGAGGGACTTTTAGATGTATTTCAAGCTGTGAAGAGTTTACGACTTCAGAGACCACATATGGTGCAAACCCTG GAACAGTATGAATTCTGCTACAAAGTGGTACAAgattttattgatatattttctGATTATGCTAATTTCAAATGA